Sequence from the Taeniopygia guttata chromosome 18, bTaeGut7.mat, whole genome shotgun sequence genome:
CTACCATGCTAAAAGCTGTGAGATTGTAACAAGCATGCACAACATCTGACAGCTGATTGTTCTGGCaacaaagaaatatttgcatGAATGTTAGATGCCTGACAGGAGCCTTTAGGAGCTTCCCTCTGAATTGTATAGATGTATGAAGCACTGCAGCTTCTTTTGCAGAGCTGTTCAATACAGTTATCTGTTGCTACTGGTGTTAATGCAAGGAGAATTAATATAACAGTGCTTGTGGGAAACCTCTGAATCTCCTATCAGTGATTCCATAGCTCTGctaaaaatgaattaagcagCCTACAATGCAAGTCATTCATAGGGGAAAcataaatagaaaaagaaaataagtaataGCAGTTATGATGTGAAATCAAATAAGGGCTGTCTTTATGCTATTAAGGCAATAAAAAACAATTCAACAAAACCAGAATGTTTTGGTGTCCAGCTAAGGCAGGTTTTAATGACAGAATTTTGCTTTGGCTATTTTGCttctgcacagctcagcagagaaGTACAAACCTTTGCCCACCACGTCGATGTCTGCTGCATAGTCCCAGATCATGGGCTGCACCAGCTGTGGGACCCCGGACTCTGAAAGGAACAGAGCTCTTCTAAATGATGGAAAACAGCTGCTTAAATGAGAATTCAGCACAGGTTACTGGTGCAGCAGCATGTGACCACAACGATGGCTTGTCACTTACAGCTGAAGTGCCCCTGGGCAGGATTTGGCACATGCCCAGGGCCACTGTCCTCAGGCATGGTGAAACCATTAATATGGAGGAGCAGTGACGAGTTACCAGAGATCCCATTCACCCCAAGCCCACCTCATTCTTAGCTCCTTGCATCTCTCTGTGTACCAGCTGGATTCCACTGGCAGAGCCACAAGAGGAGATTTGGCTAAATTCAAATGTAACATTTACCCTTTCACTTACAGAGTGCCTGGGCTATGTTTGCACAAAACGTAGCTTTTCAAGTATAACTAAAGATACAAATTTAGCTTTAACTCCTTTTATAATTAACTCCTCAGCTAGTTTTAAACATGTGAAACTGACCCCTAGAGAAACTGCAGTAAATTGTGCagaaattcagtattttaacTCCATCACATTGTAATTCATTTATTCTGTTATTGTGGCAGTAGAGCACACTAGATGCTGTACTGTTCTTGTGGAAACTCCATGGTCCCACCTGCATTTTTGGGGATGATCTCCCACTATCAAAGCCTTGAATAGGTCAGTCACTATTGGATGAGCTGCACAGCTCTTCCTGGGACCATCTAAATCTGTTTACAGCAGCCATGTAAGGTGGCTCTGAAAACGCTCCAACTCCACCTGTGCTCAGACTACTCAGATTGTAGCAgtgctttaatatttttccacaAACAAGACTTGTGATGTCAAGGACTTGGAGCTACCCCACAATTCAGTATCAAAGTCCTCATGATGTGCACTGATCACGAGGATGCTCAcagggctgcagcttctctgtgtgAGTTTGCACCACTTGGGAGCAGGTGCTGCAAAGGGAAGCAATGAACATCAGAAGTGGTGAGGCACAGAGATTTAGACTTGGACCACAGATGCTAAGAGGTTGTTGTTTTAATGTTGGTGGTTGTTTTAATGTATAAGAAAAGTAGAATTGATGGCAGCCAATGCAGGGTGAGCATTTTGTGATGGAAAACTAAAGTGTTCAGACTGGCCCAAGCTCACACAGGGAATCTATGACAGCCAAGGACTGAGTGCTTCTATTCTCTAGTCAAACCACATCTCAACTCTTGCCAGATTCGTTGTTTTCACTACATTCAGCTGCCAACCAATCTGTTTTATCTTTGTAAACCTGCCTCACCCCGTGGCTGGTCACACACCTGCCAGTGTTTCCTCACTCATCCCCCTGAGCATGTCGTCCCACACGATGGGTGTCACCATGGGGTAAGACCAGGCCAAACAAGTGGCAACTGCTTTTATGTGGGATaagcacagcttctctggagtgttgttttgctgctgcagccactgcttTGACTCCTCTCCTTCACCAAGGTAGTAGACCTGAAACACCAAGCAAATCATCCTGACTTCTTGCATAGAAACAGAGAAAGTGAGGAGACAATAGTCAAATCTTTGTCCAGATGTGACCCACTGTGTGAACAAGTTCAAAAGCACCTCTCAGTGCTGAAGACACTGCAAGCATTTCCATCAGTCTGCAGGGGACTGTGGCCATGTTTACATGCATCACTTGAGGGAATTTTCCTACAAAAACTAAAATATCTATATGCCCTATTTGCCTTTGGAAGGTTTGTCCTTGGAAGTAGCTGTCATTACACCAATTCACTTCAAATCCAGCAACCCATGGGGACCTGAGGTAGATAAAATGAGGTTCCTAGCTTGGGGAAGATCATCCAAATGTGAATCTAGAAGTAACCTGGGGCCATGTCCAAGGGTGGCCCAGCATACTTGGTCCCATGCAGAGAATGAATTAAAATTTGCTGGTTTAGAGCAGGTTTTATTTATTCTACATAAATAGTATTTTGCTTTATAACAGCTCCCTGTCTAGCCTTCCCATCAGTTTCAACACAACAGGAGACAAAATGCTAAACTAATATCAGTACAGTTAATGAATTACAGGAATCTTGTGCCATCAGGATGGTTTTAAGAAACTGTGAGAAAGAGAAACTTGAATCTTCTCCTTCTCAAGGACACAAACTACCAAGGTAAAAAACCCAACGCTTCCAGCCACAGAAGGGTTTACTTGAGTAACTTGCCCACAACAATGAGCTAATATCTTACACCAAACTTAAATGATTCCTAATGAATAGCTCTAATTGATATCTTACTACAAACACTCACTTGACCTAAACCCAAATGCTCTTAGCTTTAAGAAGCTGCTCTCAATACTTTGATAGTACACTCATATCTGTGTGATATGAGTGCTACTGTGCTACTGGAATCTTTCATTGTCAAAAAGACTTCTACCCTGGCTCGAATGGTGTTTtctctccccaaaatcccacccaaacatggcctgggcaccactgaaatgCAGAAACCTCAGCCCTTGCTATCATTCcgcaaaagaaaagaaacattccCAGCTTAAGGGAAGTCCCACCTCATCACATCCGATGTGAAACCACTTCAAGTCCTCGTGCAGGGCCATGACCTGGTCAATCATGGCTTTGACCAGTGCCAGTGACTCCTCCTTGTGCGGGTTCAGGGCGTTGGGCAGCGCCTTCACCTCCCGCAGATGGGCAAACTCCCTGTGCTTCAGCACAAACTGCAAAGGAAATGGGAGCTCGGGGACAGCTGCCACACCAGGGGACAGCAGCgtcctcctgtccccagggctctgagTGCAGGTGTCCTGCTAAACCCAGGGTTTGGCTTGGCTGAGccccagggacaggctgggggcacagctgctgctccattGCTGCTGGGGGGTCTCTGACCACGAAGTTCTTCACAGGGTGGGTGAAGGAAACAGGGAGGTCACCACAGTGTGACCCTGATGTCAAatcctgcagctggcagagctgggtaACCAGAGCACTGGGACTTGGATTGGAAATTTCCAGCAGAGAGTGCCAgaatgggtcaggctggaaggtAGCACAGTGGCTCATCTGGTCCCACTTCtttgctccagcagggccatcccagagcacagggttGTGTCCAGAGGGCTCTGGAATATCCCCAATGAGGAATTTCCACAccctctctggacaacctgttcaGGGCTGGGTCACTGCACagggaagaagttcttcctcacgtccaggtggaacttcctggcTGTGGTTtctgcccagagctggacacattCCTCCAGATGTcaccagagctgagcagaggggcaggatcactccctgccctgctgccaacGCTCTTCCTACTGCACCCCGAGACCCCCCAGCCTCGCTGTGCCCCcgggcactgctggcacagcacacCCAGCTCACCTCCATGTGCCCAAAGCTCTGCACCAGCGGCACCACGTCCAGGCCCTGCGCCCGCGCCCGGCTCAGCAGCGCCCGCAGCTCCTCGGGGCTGTGGGACAGCGACCCGTCAGTGCCCGCTGGGCACGGCCCAGGGCACCTACAggcacccagagctgcctgcGGGGTACCTGCCACTACCTGTAGGCGTGGGgggcctgcagcagctccagcggCCCCGTGTATGGGAAGGTGTCCTCATATTCCAGCAGCAGCCCGGTGGCACCCAGGGCACGGAGCAGCGGCAGCACctgagggaggaagggaggggacatggggatgcAGCTGGGCTGTGACCAGTGCCACCATCCTGTGCCCCTGTCACCTGCATGAGGTATATCCCTCACCTGGGCCAAATAAATCCTTCACCCATACCAGATACATCCCTCACCTGAGACAAATAAATCCTTCACCCATACCAGATACATCCTTTACTTGAGCCCAGTACATCCCTCACTTGTGCCGGGCACATTCCTCACCTACACCAGGTTCAcccctcacctgctccaggCACATCCCTCACCTCCCTCAGGTTCACCTCTCAGGTTCACCCCTCACCTCCCTCAGGTTCACCCCTCAGGTTCACCCCTCACCTCCCTCAGGTTCACCCCTCGCCTCCCTCCCGTTcccctcacctgctccaggtaCTGCACTCGCGGCGCGGCGCCCTTCAGGTCCAGGTGCACCAGGCGCCGCCACATGCTCTGCCCTCGATTGCTTTGGCCTGTCTCCCCGGCGTCCCTGCACACCCCgcccggccgcgctccgccgTCCCTGCCCCGCTGtcccggcgctgcccgcccgcGCCCGGCTGTCCCGGTGTGCCGTTGTCCCCCCGTCCCCCCgtcccggtgccgccgctcccggctcTGCGCTGGCTCCTTCCCCTCGCTCTCGGCAGCCGAGCGCGTTCCCCGGTCAGGCAGGCCGGCAGGCCGGGGCGAGGCGCGCCGAGCGCATCGCTGGCGGCGGAGGAGGCGCGATGGCTCCGCAGCGGCGGGCGCTGCCCCGCGGCCCCGAcagcgccgggccggggccggggccgggccgcgggggCCGCCGGCTCAGCAGGTACCAGCGCGGGGCCCCGGCCGTCCCCTCCTGCCCGCTGTCCCGGGGGCGGCGGTGCCCAGGCCCGGCGGCGCTGCGGCTCCCGGGGGTGCCCCTGTGGggaggcgggcgggcagcgccgggcccgggAGCGGGACAGAACCGCGTGTGCTTGTAACCCGTGTATTGTGCTCTGAACAGGGGTAAGGGCCGGGCACAAAATCCTGTGTGTTTGTAACCCGTGTATTGTGCTCCGAACCGGGGTAAGGCTGGGCACAGAATCCTGTGTGCTTGTAACCCGTGTATTGTGCTCCGAACCGGGGTAAGGCCGGGCACAGAACCGCGTGTGCTTGTAACCCGTGTATTGTGCTCCGGGCCGGGGTAAGGGCTGGGCAGAGAGCCGCGTGTGCTTGTAACCCGTGTATTGTGCTCCGGGCCGGGCACAGAACCGCGTGTGCTTGTAACCCACGTGTTTTTTCCAAACCGGGGTCCCGCGGGCCCAGGGCTCCCCGGTATCATCCCCGGTCCCTCCCCGCTCCCAGCGCCCGTTCTGTGCTTCCTCCGCAGCGCCAGGAAGGGCAGAGTCCAGCAGGATGCCCGGGGAAGGTGGCTGAAGGCagccatcctcctcctcctcctctctgccGTGGCCGGCGTTGGCCTCGTGGTGTGGAGCCGCCTCCGCAGCCAGGATGGGATCCCCGAGGGTGGAATGCCCGCAGATGGGGTCACCGAGGTGCTGGCACATCGCAGCGACCACCTGCAGGACAAATTCGTGCAGGTGCCCTGCTCGGAGGACTACGAGAGCCACCAGCGGTTCGCAGGTACCTGGGCACCAAACTTGTGCTGCAGAACTCCCGTGTTTGCAGCCAACTCCCGGCCACTGTCTCTTGTTTAAATGCCCCAAACGTTCGTGCCCCTCGGGCCAGCCCAGATGTTGATTTTGGGGGAGGTTTTTCCCTTCTGAAACTGCTTTGCAAGGGCTCTATGAAATAAACCTTTCACTGAGTCtgtttctggtttattttcataCTCTGTTGGTTCCTGTAGTAGGTTTGTGAGTGAGTTTCAGTACCATACAGGGTATGGAGTGGCACTGATGCAGGACACTGTGCCACCAGCGTGTGGTGACTGCACAAGTGCCAGCTTTTGACACTTGTTCTGAGATGTGTGTCTGCCAGTAGCCTGCAAAGCACTTTTCTGTCTTTGTGTCTTTCTGCTgagttttaaaatcatggggatttagggttaaaaggaaaattaagcttagtaggccctgaaaagaaaaaaataaataccctaggtacatgCTTTTGTCCTCTGTGGGTGAATTAATTGATTTCTTTCCAGGAGTTTTGTGTTCTGATGAATAAATAATGATTGAGTGACACTCAGTTCAGGAGCACTGGGTGTGTTGGCAGTGTCAGAAGCCACACTGAACCCATATCTCCTGGGGCTGTACATCTGTAAATGGATCTTCCTCAGAAAACTGCCAAATGTAACATTCTAAGGTCTCTGGTGGCTCAGAACTGATTTGATTTCTTCTTCTTGCCTGAAGATTGTTGTCAGCCAGACTTATAAGAACTTTC
This genomic interval carries:
- the HEXD gene encoding hexosaminidase D isoform X2, giving the protein MWRRLVHLDLKGAAPRVQYLEQVLPLLRALGATGLLLEYEDTFPYTGPLELLQAPHAYSPEELRALLSRARAQGLDVVPLVQSFGHMEFVLKHREFAHLREVKALPNALNPHKEESLALVKAMIDQVMALHEDLKWFHIGCDEVYYLGEGEESKQWLQQQNNTPEKLCLSHIKAVATCLAWSYPMVTPIVWDDMLRGMSEETLAESGVPQLVQPMIWDYAADIDVVGKVQLIEKYRRCGFSKVWFASAFKGATGVNQSLTLIGHHLRNQLEWLQVASRSPADVLEGIALTGWQRYDHFSVLCELLPVGIPSLAVCLQALKNGGYSEKIKENVENLLGMPNLEIDTFTSPSLGTFPGSNVLTLVTQISFHLKSSVDELLERNSLFSKWNAVVQDLQAAMEQVFHRCAIEEWMEENVHPSLQKLQQVLDDLEEAIRAQN